A stretch of Arachis hypogaea cultivar Tifrunner chromosome 15, arahy.Tifrunner.gnm2.J5K5, whole genome shotgun sequence DNA encodes these proteins:
- the LOC112747446 gene encoding cellulose synthase-like protein D3, whose translation MASKSPRFKHGSSMVRKITQLSNDLDHDQDQESENGGGGVATYTVHIPLTPDNQPMEIALERSTSRRVEDQYASSSLFTGGFNQVTRAHLKEKMIESESSHPQMSGVKGSSCAVPGCDGKVMTDERGLDILPCECDYKICRDCYRDALRTGEGICPGCKEPYKELDANDGYRAGQQPALPLPPGAGVSKMERRLSLMKSGTLTRSQANNDFDHAQWLFETKGSYGYGNAMWPKEPENDASSVSEWMGGDPHVFKEKPWRPLTRKLTISAAILSPYRLIIFARLVILGFFLAWRVRNPNEDALWLWGMSVVCEIWFAFSWLLDQLPKLFPVNRFADLDVLKEKFETPTPNNPSGKSDLPGIDIFVSTADPEKEPPLVTANTILSILAADYPVEKLACYVSDDGGALLTFEAMAEAASFANLWVPFCRKHDIEPRNPDSYFSMKRDPYKNKVLPDFVRDRRRVKREYDEFKVRINGLPDSIRRRSDAYNAREEIKAMKLWRENGHDEPMENVKIPKATWMADGTHWPGTWTIPASEHSRGDHASIIQVMLKPPSDEPLTGVASDANAMNLTEVDIRLPMLVYVSREKRPGYDHNKKAGAMNALVRASAIMSNGPFILNLDCDHYIFNSQALREGMCFMMDRGGDRICYVQFPQRFEGIDPSDRYANHNTVFFDVNMRALDGIQGPVYVGTGCLFRRTALYGFDPPRVKEESSCFGRKNKKSSTVASLPETGSVEDQSFANGGAYDEGLALIPKSFGNSSLLIDSIRVAEFQGRPLADHSSIKNGRPPGALTLPRDLLDAATVAEAINVISCWYEDKTEWGLRIGWIYGSVTEDVVTGYRMHNRGWRSIYCVTKRDAFRGTAPINLTDRLHQVLRWATGSVEIFFSRNNALLASLKLKFLQRIAYLNVGIYPFTSIFLIVYCFLPALSLLTGQFIVQSLQVTFLVYLLGITVTLVLLAILEVKWSGIELEEWWRNEQFWLIGGTSAHLAAVLQGLLKVMAGIEISFTLTSKSAGDDENDEFADLYIIKWTSLMIPPITIMMVNLIAIAVAVSRTIYSEDRKWSSLLGGVFFSLWVLAHLYPFAKGLMGRRGRTPTIVFVWSGLISITISLLWVAIDPPSGSSDIGGSFQFP comes from the exons ATGGCATCTAAGTCACCTCGATTCAAACACGGTTCATCAATGGTTAGAAAAATCACCCAACTGAGCAATGATCTTGATCATGATCAAGATCAAGAGAGTgagaatggtggtggtggtgttgctaCCTACACAGTTCACATTCCACTAACCCCTGATAACCAACCAATGGAGATTGCTCTGGAGAGATCGACTTCGAGGCGAGTGGAGGACCAATATGCATCTAGTTCATTGTTCACTGGGGGTTTCAATCAGGTTACAAGGGCTCATTTGAAGGAGAAGATGATTGAGTCTGAGTCAAGCCACCCCCAGATGTCGGGGGTGAAGGGATCGTCCTGCGCGGTCCCTGGCTGTGATGGGAAGGTTATGACCGATGAGAGGGGGTTAGACATACTCCCTTGTGAGTGTGATTACAAGATTTGCAGGGATTGTTATAGGGATGCTTTGAGAACTGGTGAGGGGATTTGCCCTGGCTGCAAGGAACCTTACAAGGAGTTGGATGCAAATGATGGATATAGGGCCGGCCAGCAGCCTGCACTGCCCTTGCCACCCGGTGCTGGAGTGTCGAAGATGGAGAGGAGGTTGTCGTTGATGAAATCGGGGACTTTGACAAGGAGCCAGGCTAATAATGACTTTGATCATGCTCAGTGGTTGTTTGAAACTAAGGGGAGCTATGGCTATGGGAATGCTATGTGGCCGAAAGAGCCCGAAAACGATGCTAGTTCTGTTTCTGAATGGATGGGTGGTGATCCTCATGTGTTCAAGGAAAAGCCATGGAGACCTTTGACCCGGAAATTGACTATCTCTGCTGCAATTCTGAGTCCATATAG GCTAATAATATTTGCTCGGCTAGTGATTCTTGGTTTCTTCTTAGCGTGGAGGGTTCGAAACCCCAATGAAGATGCACTCTGGCTGTGGGGTATGTCTGTTGTTTGTGAAATCTGGTTTGCCTTCTCCTGGCTGCTTGATCAGCTTCCTAAGCTCTTCCCTGTCAACCGGTTCGCGGATCTTGATGTTCTGAAAGAGAAGTTTGAAACTCCCACTCCCAACAATCCTTCTGGCAAGTCTGATCTCCCAGGAATAGATATTTTTGTGTCGACTGCGGATCCTGAAAAAGAACCTCCACTTGTCACAGCAAATACTATTCTTTCCATTCTAGCTGCCGATTATCCGGTAGAGAAACTTGCATGTTATGTCTCTGACGATGGAGGTGCACTTCTAACTTTTGAGGCCATGGCAGAGGCTGCAAGTTTTGCCAACTTGTGGGTTCCTTTTTGCCGAAAGCATGACATTGAACCGAGGAACCCCGACTCATACTTTAGTATGAAGAGAGATCCCTACAAGAACAAAGTTCTCCCTGACTTTGTAAGGGATAGAAGGAGGGTAAAGCGTGAATATGATGAGTTCAAGGTTCGGATCAATGGCCTTCCTGATTCAATCCGCCGGCGTTCTGATGCTTACAATGCCAGAGAAGAGATAAAAGCTATGAAGCTTTGGAGGGAGAATGGACATGATGAACCAATGGAGAATGTGAAAATTCCTAAAGCTACTTGGATGGCAGATGGTACCCACTGGCCTGGCACTTGGACAATTCCAGCATCGGAACATTCTAGGGGCGATCATGCTAGTATCATACAG GTCATGTTAAAGCCTCCAAGTGATGAACCACTAACAGGTGTTGCATCAGATGCAAATGCTATGAATTTAACCGAAGTTGATATTCGCCTTCCCATGCTTGTCTATGTTTCTCGAGAAAAAAGACCAGGCTATGATCACAACAAGAAGGCCGGGGCGATGAATGCGCTGGTCCGAGCCTCAGCCATTATGTCAAATGGTCCTTTCATACTTAATCTGGACTGTGACCATTACATATTTAATTCCCAGGCATTGAGAGAAGGTATGTGCTTCATGATGGACCGTGGTGGCGACAGGATCTGCTATGTTCAATTCCCTCAGAGGTTCGAAGGAATAGACCCTTCGGATCGCTATGCCAATCATAACACAGTCTTCTTTGATGTCAATATGCGCGCCCTTGATGGGATTCAAGGTCCTGTATATGTAGGCACAGGTTGCTTATTCAGAAGGACTGCACTCTACGGCTTTGATCCACCTCGGGTGAAAGAAGAGTCTAGTTGCTTCGGCCGCAAGAATAAGAAATCCTCCACAGTTGCCTCACTCCCGGAAACTGGTTCTGTTGAGGATCAGTCATTTGCAAATGGTGGCGCCTACGATGAAGGCCTTGCTCTTATTCCCAAGAGTTTTGGCAACTCAAGTCTCCTTATTGATTCAATCAGGGTGGCCGAGTTCCAAGGTCGACCCCTCGCTGATCATTCGTCCATCAAAAATGGAAGACCACCGGGTGCTCTAACCCTTCCTCGGGATCTTCTGGATGCTGCCACTGTGGCAGAGGCTATCAATGTTATCTCCTGCTGGTATGAAGACAAGACCGAATGGGGCCTTCGAATCGGGTGGATTTATGGGTCTGTTACTGAGGATGTTGTGACAGGTTATAGAATGCACAATAGGGGATGGAGGTCCATATATTGTGTGACTAAGAGGGATGCCTTCCGTGGCACTGCTCCGATCAACCTGACCGACCGGCTCCACCAGGTTCTTCGTTGGGCTACCGGCTCTGTCGAAATATTCTTTTCTCGAAACAATGCTCTTTTGGCCAGCCTCAAATTGAAGTTCCTACAGAGAATAGCTTACCTCAATGTTGGAATCTATCCATTCACATCAATCTTCCTCATTGTTTACTGCTTCCTTCCAGCTCTTTCCCTCCTTACCGGTCAGTTCATCGTCCAGAGCCTCCAAGTAACATTCCTAGTGTACCTCTTGGGCATCACCGTGACCCTTGTCTTACTCGCCATCCTCGAGGTTAAGTGGTCCGGTATTGAACTCGAAGAGTGGTGGAGGAATGAGCAATTCTGGCTGATAGGAGGCACTAGTGCCCACCTTGCTGCAGTTCTCCAAGGCCTACTTAAGGTGATGGCTGGCATTGAAATTTCATTCACTTTGACATCAAAGTCAGCCGGGGACGACGAAAACGACGAATTTGCTGACCTCTATATCATCAAATGGACATCTCTGATGATACCACCAATCACCATCATGATGGTAAACTTGATAGCAATAGCTGTGGCAGTTAGCAGAACTATATACAGCGAAGATCGAAAATGGAGCAGCTTGCTGGGTGGTGTGTTTTTCAGCTTATGGGTGCTGGCTCATCTCTATCCCTTTGCAAAAGGGCTCATGGGAAGAAGGGGTAGAACACCAACCATTGTGTTTGTATGGTCAGGGCTTATATCAATCACCATTTCTCTTCTTTGGGTTGCCATTGATCCTCCTTCAGGTAGCTCTGATATTGGAGGATCTTTTCAATTCCCTTGA
- the LOC112746888 gene encoding protein FAR1-RELATED SEQUENCE 5-like, translating to MASLSPSMERRSEIVFEVRPTILRVSLNYRVVAVWHRVAGDEDTTGGEANHGVGSVEGEGFAGLESYEYDLQEDETENDHPVEGERSAGMESDENDFQEDDTEHDRHAEADVDNGDAVELEDGLDGAGGMSENYAEEEFYAVDSAESIGWIDFLNLSAEDVLRFNFADVDIAFEFYQQYAKHHGFGVRRSRSEKRGELRIRQEFVCHRQGFRSPKFYSMPNRQKRPRAETRCGCPARMLLRMDDESGRWHVAFFSDAHNHHVLELRFSSMLPGHRRMSEADIQQMNDMRKGGIGVSRIHGFMASLAGGYHNVPYTTRDMHNVNAKQRREGGLDAESCLRYLRECKANDPALYYKEVVDVFSGVNHHNQTVVFAAALVADEKEETYVWLLQQLQTSMKGKAPVSIITDGDRQMKSAIEQVFSEAHHRLCAWHLLRNATSNIGKPKFTRMFRDCMLGDYEVGTFQRKWFEMVEKFGVADKRWVQDMYERRHSWATAHIRGKFFAGFRTTSRCEGLHAVISRYVKSRYSYTEFLRHFHRCLMFVRAKEVEADFECAKGDPVMTTNLKQLERSAADNYTRAIFYLFVPILDRACVMRVVDSEDNGSYFIHTVSRYGTPGKEWRVVATSDTREVRCTCMRMECFGVPANI from the exons ATGGCTTCGCTGTCTCCATCAATGGAAAGAAG GTCTGAAATTGTCTTTGAAGTACGTCCCACAATTTTGCGTGTTTCGCTAAATTACCGCGTTGTTGCTGTTTGGCACAGGGTTGCCGGTGATGAAGATACCACTGGGGGCGAAGCAAACCATGGAGTTGGATCGGTTGAGGGCGAAGGCTTTGCAGGGTTGGAATCGTACGAGTACGATTTACAGGAAGATGAAACAGAAAACGACCATCCGGTTGAGGGCGAACGCTCTGCAGGGATGGAGTCGGACGAGAACGACTTTCAGGAAGACGATACAGAACACGACCGTCATGCAGAGGCCGATGTCGACAATGGGGATGCGGTTGAATTGGAAGACGGTTTGGACGGCGCCGGAGGAATGTCTGAGAATTATGCGGAAGAGGAGTTTTACGCCGTTGATTCCGCCGAGTCCATAGGTTGGATTGATTTTTTGAACCTGAGCGCGGAGGATGTTCTCCGGTTTAATTTCGCAGATGTTGACATTGCATTTGAGTTCTATCAGCAATATGCAAAGCACCATGGATTTGGCGTGAGACGTTCCAGAAGCGAAAAACGCGGCGAATTAAGGATACGGCAGGAGTTCGTGTGCCACCGACAAGGGTTCCGATCCCCGAAGTTCTACTCGATGCCTAACCGGCAAAAGAGGCCGAGGGCCGAGACACGGTGTGGATGCCCTGCAAGGATGTTACTCCGCATGGACGATGAATCAGGACGTTGGCACGTTGCGTTCTTTTCAGACGCGCATAACCACCACGTTCTTGAGTTGCGATTTTCTTCCATGCTCCCGGGCCATCGGAGGATGAGCGAAGCGGACATCCAGCAGATGAACGACATGCGCAAAGGGGGCATTGGCGTGTCCCGAATCCACGGTTTTATGGCGAGCCTGGCCGGCGGGTATCATAATGTCCCGTACACAACAAGGGACATGCACAATGTAAATGCGAAGCAACGAAGGGAGGGTGGCCTAGATGCGGAATCGTGCTTGAGGTATCTCCGAGAGTGCAAGGCAAATGATCCAGCACTGTACTACAAGGAAGTCGTTGACG TATTCTCCGGTGTGAATCACCACAACCAAACGGTTGTCTTTGCCGCTGCACTGGTGGCAGACGAGAAAGAAGAGACCTATGTCTGGCTGCTTCAGCAGTTGCAAACTTCAATGAAAGGGAAGGCTCCCGTGTCCATAATAACCGACGGTGACAGGCAAATGAAGTCTGCGATCGAGCAAGTTTTTTCAGAGGCTCACCATCGACTCTGCGCTTGGCATCTACTCCGAAACGCCACGAGCAACATTGGAAAGCCCAAATTCACCAGGATGTTTAGGGATTGCATGCTCGGCGACTACGAGGTCGGAACATTTCAGAGAAAGTGGTTTGAGATGGTTGAGAAATTTGGAGTGGCCGATAAAAGATGGGTACAGGACATGTACGAGAGAAGGCACAGCTGGGCCACAGCACACATACGGGGAAAGTTCTTTGCCGGATTTCGAACAACATCAAGGTGCGAGGGCTTGCACGCTGTGATATCACGGTATGTTAAGTCTCGATACAGCTACACTGAGTTTTTACGTCATTTCCATCGATGCTTGATGTTCGTCCGCGCAAAGGAGGTGGAGGCCGATTTCGAGTGCGCAAAGGGTGACCCTGTTATGACCACCAACCTGAAACAGCTGGAGCGGAGTGCAGCCGACAACTACACTCGTGCGATATTCTATTTGTTTGTTCCCATTCTTGACAGGGCCTGTGTAATGAGGGTGGTTGACTCTGAAGACAACGGTTCCTATTTTATTCACACCGTCTCTCGATACGGCACTCCGGGGAAGGAGTGGCGTGTTGTTGCGACGTCTGATACGAGGGAGGTCCGATGCACGTGCATGAGAATGGAATGTTTCGGGGTCCCTGCGAACATATAA
- the LOC112746895 gene encoding uncharacterized protein has translation MERFCNVSELPRGVWVAIAIKVATTSIEDLCKFRMTCCVARDVGDDDNVLRMVAIPPPHQLNWVWIRDPIGRRFFERCIEIGHPELLFREALRELYIRRNHAVGWQMMQNAARNGLDAAKYALSMELLLRRDDRDAKKEGLELFRALEAGNLLPACYSSCFAVLTISWPDEVQMPDKGEEHTICDSTRCMTRGHMGLLYDYRRRAAERGSIHRVGGANHIRCIRCRADYEVERFVDIARV, from the coding sequence ATGGAGCGTTTCTGTAACGTCTCTGAACTACCCCGCGGCGTTTGGGTAGCCATAGCCATTAAAGTCGCGACCACATCGATTGAGGACCTGTGCAAGTTCCGTATGACGTGTTGCGTTGCGCGTGATGTAGGCGACGACGATAATGTCCTCAGGATGGTTGCCATACCACCTCCGCATCAACTGAATTGGGTGTGGATACGGGACCCTATTGGGCGAAGATTTTTCGAGAGGTGCATTGAAATTGGTCACCCGGAACTTCTGTTTCGGGAGGCGCTGCGGGAGCTCTACATAAGACGTAACCACGCTGTAGGATGGCAAATGATGCAAAATGCAGCAAGGAATGGGCTGGACGCAGCCAAGTACGCACTTTCAATGGAGTTGCTCCTCCGAAGGGACGACAGAGACGCCAAAAAAGAAGGTTTGGAACTTTTTCGTGCGCTCGAAGCAGGTAACTTACTCCCGGCATGTTACTCGAGTTGCTTCGCAGTCCTCACAATTTCTTGGCCAGATGAAGTCCAAATGCCAGATAAGGGAGAGGAACATACAATATGTGACTCGACCAGATGCATGACCCGAGGCCACATGGGTCTTCTCTATGACTACCGCCGAAGGGCGGCAGAGCGGGGCTCCATCCACAGAGTCGGAGGCGCCAACCATATTCGGTGCATTCGTTGTCGCGCCGACTACGAGGTGGAACGTTTCGTTGACATAGCTAGGGTTTAG
- the LOC140179042 gene encoding uncharacterized protein has translation MYRPTGTANLPHDVWTLIAGRTAAQSVRDLCSLRMSCTAARNAGDEDFVYRCANIPIWDQRWWSVSPMHHPGRNFLARCRQRGHVEVMFRYAVSDLFLGGCRFAGMETMHVVAAQGHSAAQYIVAMMLMLRDDAESKNKGLQTFRWLEAAGALTNCKLVFRGVVQGTWRHLRRVPRLNEENQVCSSHACPSRGNMGAIYRHQRYGRGWDVNDGDGGAGHISCVHCRADYELILFVHLFD, from the coding sequence ATGTATCGTCCGACAGGCACTGCCAACCTTCCCCACGATGTATGGACCTTAATTGCTGGAAGGACCGCAGCACAGTCCGTCAGGGACTTGTGCAGTCTCAGGATGTCGTGCACCGCTGCACGTAATGCAGGGGATGAGGATTTCGTTTACAGATGCGCCAACATTCCAATTTGGGACCAGCGATGGTGGAGTGTGAGTCCCATGCACCATCCGGGAAGAAACTTCTTAGCGCGATGCAGGCAGAGAGGCCACGTGGAAGTTATGTTTCGGTATGCGGTGTCTGACCTTTTCCTAGGCGGGTGTCGTTTTGCAGGGATGGAAACCATGCACGTTGTCGCAGCCCAGGGCCATTCGGCAGCCCAGTACATAGTGGCGATGATGCTGATGCTACGCGACGACGCCGAGTCAAAGAACAAGGGCTTACAAACATTTCGTTGGCTTGAGGCGGCTGGTGCCCTGACAAACTGCAAACTGGTGTTCCGCGGCGTTGTCCAGGGGACGTGGAGACACCTGCGTCGCGTGCCGAGGCTAAACGAAGAGAATCAAGTTTGTTCTTCGCATGCATGTCCAAGCCGTGGGAACATGGGTGCCATTTACCGCCATCAACGCTATGGAAGAGGGTGGGACGTAAACGACGGTGACGGAGGTGCTGGTCATATTTCGTGCGTGCATTGTAGGGCTGATTATGAATTGATCCTGTTTGTCCACCTCTTTGACTGA